AGCGCGGCCGCGTCGAACCGAGGAACACGATGGACCCCACGGTGGAATGGATCGCCGCCCATGCCCTGCGGCTGTGGGCGCTGCTGCTGTTGCTGGCCCTGCTGGCCGGCGACCTCGCCTGGCGGCACAACGCACGCTGGCAGCGCCATGCACTCGCCCACGGTCGTGCATCGACCGCGCTGCGCTGGCAGGTCGGGCTGATCCTGCTGCTGGCGCTGGGCCTGCTGTTCCTCGCCATCGCCTCCGCCATCGCCGGACAGCAGGCTGGCGAGCTGGTGCGCTTCGACGCCGGCCTGGCCGAGAACCTGCGCGCGCAGTTGTCGCTGCCGGCGCTGCGCGGCATCGCGGTGGTCACGCATCTCGGCGACCTGCGGTGGGTGGCGCCCGCGGCCGCCGTGGTGGCACTGCTCCTGCTGCTTCGCCGGCACTGGCAACTGGCGGGCCTTTGGATAGTGGCCCTGCTCGGCATCCTGCCGATCAACGGCAGTCTCAAGGCGCTGTTCCAGCGGGTACGGCCGTTGCACGACCACGGCTTCATCGTCGAACGCGGCTGGAGTTTCCCCAGCGGCCATGCGTTCGGCTCCATCGTGTTCTACGGCATGCTCGCCTACGTGCTGCTGCGCCTGCTGCCGCCGCGTTTCCACCGCGCGGTGATCGCCGCCACGGTGCTGTTGGTCGGCGTGGTCGGGATCAGCCGCATCCTGCTGCAGGTGCATTATTTCAGCGACGTGATGGCCGGCTACGCCGCGGGCGCGGCATGGCTGGTGCTGTGCATCGGCATGGCCGAACATCTGCGTGCCCCGGCAAGAGACGCCACGCCATGAACGACCTGTTCGCCCCCGCCAGCCACGACGCTCCACGTATCCGCGTCGGTATCGGCGGCTGGAACTACGCGCCGTGGCGCGACAATTTCTACCCGGCGAAACTGGTGCAGCGGCGCGAACTGGAATACGCCAGCCGCCAGCTGCGCGCGATCGAGATCAACGGCACGTTCTACGGCGCGCAGAAGCCGGCGACCTACGCGAAGTGGGCGGCCGAGACGCCGGCCGGCTTCATCTTTTCATTGAAGGCGCCGCGCTACATCACCGAAGGCAAGCGGCTCGCCGATACCGGCAAGGGCGTCAGCGGCTTCGTGCACGGTGGCCTGGCCGAAATGGGCGACCGGCTGGGGCCGATCCTGTGGCAGCTGCCGCCGTCGCGGCCGTTCGACGCCGGCGACCTCGCCGCCTTCCTCGACACGCTGCCGCGCGAACTGGACGGCCAGCCCCTGCGCCACGTGCTGGAAGTGCGCCACCCCAGCTTCCTGAGCGAAAGCTACGTGGAACTGGCGAGCGCACAGCGCGTGCCCACCGTGTTCACCGACTCGCCCGACTATCCCTCGCTGGCCGACCTCACCGGCGACTTCAGCTACGCACGGCTGATGCGCAGCGAGGACGGCAACCCCGCCGGCTACGCACCCGCCGAACTGGATCGCTGGGCCGGCCACGCGCGCACCTGGGCAGCGGGCAGCGACGTCGCCGAGCTGCCGCACGTCGCCACGCCGCAGCCGCCGGGCCCGCCGCGCGACGTGTTCGTGTTCTTCATCAGCGCCGCCAAGCACCGCAACCCGGCCGCGGCGATGGCGCTGCAGTCGCGCGTGGACGCGTTGGCCTGATCAGCCGGAGCGGTAGTTGTCCACCTCGCGGTAACGCCGCGCGTACAGGCCGAACGCCAGTGCGGCGAGCAGCGCGAACGCGGCGAAGAAGAACATCTGGAACGCGGTGACGCTGAGCCCCGTGCTGGCAATGGAACCCGTGACGGTTCCGTTGCGCACCGCCGCGTTGGCCAGCAGTACCCACAGGTTGCCGATGGTCGTGGTGAGGTTCCAGAAACTCATCACCACGCCTTTCATCGACGCCGGCGCCTGGCTGTAGGCGAACTCCAGCCCGGTCGCCGACACCAGTACCTCGCCGAAGGTCAGCAGCGCGTACGGCAGCACCTGCCACACGATCGACAGCGGGTCGCCGTCGTCGATCACCACCTGCAAGCCGCCCACTACGATCCAGGCCAGGCCGCTGAACGCGATGCCGGCGGTCATCCGGCGCAGCGCGGTGGGCTCGTAGCCTAGGCGGCGCAGCAGCGGATACAGCACCAGGTTGTTGAACGGGATCAGCAGCATCACCAGCATCGGGTTCAATGCCTGCATCTGCGCGGCATGAAACCACGACGGCATGGTCATCTCGTGGCCCTGCACCACCCAGGTCGAAGCCTTCTGGTCGAACAGCGAGAAGAACGGCGTGGTCAGCGCGAAGATCACCAGCACGCGCAGCACGTTGCGCGCGCCGTCCACCGCCGCGTCCGGGTGCTGGCCGCGGGCGCGCTCCATCTGCAGCCAGGCGCCGCCGCCGACACCGCCGATCAGCGCCACCAGGGCGAGGCAGGCGACGATCACGAAACCCAGCGTGCCGACGAAGGCGAAGCCGCCCAGCGCCACCAGCACGCCGGCGACCGCGATCCACAAACCGGGCCGCGCCTGCCCGGGCCGATGGGTCAGCAGCGCCGTGCGCAGCACCCGCGAGAACGCGTTGGGGTCCGGCGGCGTCGGCGGCAGCATCACGTACTGCCGGCGGCCCAGCCAGAACACCACGGTGGCGATGAACATCAGGCCGCCGGGAATGCCGAACGCCACCGCCGCGCCGAAGTGGTGCAGGAACAGCGGCATCAGCAGCGAGGCGAAGAACGAGCCGAAGTTGATGATCCAGTAGAACGCGTCGAACACCACCTTCGCCAGGTGCTTGTTCGAGCGGTCGAACTGGTCGCCCATGAACGACGCCACCAGCGGCTTGATGCCGCCCGCGCCCAGCGCGATCAGGCCCAGGCCGGTGAAGAAGCCCAGGCGGTTGTGCTCGAAGATCGCCAGGCAGGCGTGGCCGAGGCAGTACACCAGGCTCATCCACAGCACGGTGTTGTACTTGCCGAAGAAGCGGTCGGCCAGCCAGCCGCCCAGCAGCGGGAAGAAGTACACGCCGATCACGAAGGTATGGAACACGTCCTTCGCCGCCAGCGTGCGCTGCCCCTCGGGCAGGTACAGCAGCAAGGTGGTGATCAGGAACGGGGTGAGGATGTTGCGCATCCCGTAGAACGAGAAACGCTCGCAGCCTTCGTTGCCGATGATGTAGGCAATCTGCCGCGGCAGGCGCCCGCCGGCGTGGTCGGGGGTGGTGCTCATCCATACTCCTAAGGATCGGGTGGGCGGCGCGCAGCGCCGTCTCCACGGGTCCGCCGGAGTGTGCGCAATTTCCTGCGATCACGAAACCCCGCGGGCAACGCCTCTCGCGTGGCCCGTCGCCCCGCCCTGTTAAGCTCGCGGCGCATCCACCGCCAATCCATACCGCATGCGCCGACTCAAACCCCTGATCCTGCTGGCATTCATCGTCCTCGCGGTGACGCTGTGGAACCGCCACGCCAGCACGCCGTCGGCCAGCACCGGCCCGGTGGCGAGCGCGGACAGCAGCGCATCGCCCCACGCGCCGGACCGCCCCGCCGGCACCGACGCTCCCGCCTTCCTGCCAGCGGAGGCGCACGCCACGCTGGATCGGATCGCCCGCGGTGGCCCGTTCGAGCACAGCCAGGACGGCAGCGTGTTCGGCAACTACGAGGGCTTGCTGCCGAAGCAGCCGCGCGGCTACTACCACGAGTACACGGTGGAAACGCCCGGCGCGCGCAACCGCGGTGCGCGGCGCATCATCACCGGCGGCACGCCGCCGGTGGCCTGGTACTACACCGACGACCATTACCGCAGCTTCCGCCGCTTCGAGGCAGGCCGATGAGTCCGCACGGTTTCGATCTGGACCTGACCAAGCCCACCCAGAGCGGGGTGTACTTCGTCGGCGTCAACGATCTCGACCGGCTCGCGCGCGCCGCCACACGCGACGAGCTGCGCGTCTGCCGCACCGACCTCGCCGGTTGCCACGACAAGGACGCACTGCTGCGCCGGCTCGCCGTGTCACTGCAGCTGCCGGCCACGTTCGGCCACAACTGGGACGCCCTGGCCGACTGCCTGCGCGATCTCGGCTGGATGCCGGCCTGGGGCTACGTGCTGCTGTTCGAGCACGCCGACGAACTGCGCCAGTCCGCCGCAGCGGACTACGACATCCTGCTCGGCATCCTCGATGATGCGGCCACCTTCGGCAGCGACCACGACATGCCGTGGTTCGCCTTCCTGGCGCTGCCCGACAGCGCGTTCGACGACCATCATCCGTCCGCCTGAAAGCGGGCCGCTCCCTTCACCCTGGAAAACCATGCAAACCATCGACTTTGAACTGGAAGGCGACTACGTCGAGCTCAACATGCTGTTGAAGCTGGTCGGCCTGTGCGACAGCGGCGGCGCCGGCAAGGCGATCGTGGCCAGCGGCGCGGTGCGCGTCGACGGCGCCATGGAACTGCGCAAGACCTGCAAGATCCACGCAGGCCAGGTGGTCGGCATCGATGACGTGGAAATCCACGTGCTGGCCGATCCGCAGTCCTAACCGGGCAGGCTGTCCAGTCGCCGGTCAAGGTCGGCGTGCACGGGCAGGCGCAGCAGGAATTCTTCTTCCAGCACGCGCCGTATCGCGGCGCTGTCGCGCAAGCTGTGCCGCTCGGGCTCCTGGCCGAGCCGGCGCACGGTGTACTCATGGTTGAGCAGGCTCATGCGCCGGTCGGCGGTGGTGCGCGCCGCGATCAGGTTGCTTGGAAAGCGCGACGCCGGATGCGTGGACACGTAGTGGTTGGCCACCACGTAATCGATCAACTGGCTGGGCCGCAGGTCGAACCGGTACAGCGACAGCCATTGTCCGCGCACCAGCGACTGCATGCGCCAGTCGCCGTCGCGCACGACCAGCCGGAACGGCTCGTGGCCGGTCGGTTGCTCGACGTCGGCCTGCAGCCGCAACGCGCCGGTGAGCACCTGGCCGCCGAAACCGACGTCCGTCAGCCAGCTCTCACCGTCCAGTTCGACGCGCAGCAGCATGTGGGTCTGCGCGGTGACGGCATCTTCCGGGTGCTGCCACAGCACGCGCGCGATCAGCCCTGACACCTCGAATCCGATCGTCCGCAGCACCTCGGCG
This window of the Rhodanobacter soli genome carries:
- a CDS encoding phosphatase PAP2 family protein gives rise to the protein MDPTVEWIAAHALRLWALLLLLALLAGDLAWRHNARWQRHALAHGRASTALRWQVGLILLLALGLLFLAIASAIAGQQAGELVRFDAGLAENLRAQLSLPALRGIAVVTHLGDLRWVAPAAAVVALLLLLRRHWQLAGLWIVALLGILPINGSLKALFQRVRPLHDHGFIVERGWSFPSGHAFGSIVFYGMLAYVLLRLLPPRFHRAVIAATVLLVGVVGISRILLQVHYFSDVMAGYAAGAAWLVLCIGMAEHLRAPARDATP
- a CDS encoding RNA-binding S4 domain-containing protein, coding for MQTIDFELEGDYVELNMLLKLVGLCDSGGAGKAIVASGAVRVDGAMELRKTCKIHAGQVVGIDDVEIHVLADPQS
- a CDS encoding arylamine N-acetyltransferase family protein, with product MHGSIDLDAYLRRVGWRAAVAADLATLRGLAVAHVATIPFENLNPLLGLPVELDPAALQQKLVHDGRGGYCFEQNLLFAEVLRTIGFEVSGLIARVLWQHPEDAVTAQTHMLLRVELDGESWLTDVGFGGQVLTGALRLQADVEQPTGHEPFRLVVRDGDWRMQSLVRGQWLSLYRFDLRPSQLIDYVVANHYVSTHPASRFPSNLIAARTTADRRMSLLNHEYTVRRLGQEPERHSLRDSAAIRRVLEEEFLLRLPVHADLDRRLDSLPG
- a CDS encoding POT-type proton-dependent oligopeptide transporter, with the protein product MSTTPDHAGGRLPRQIAYIIGNEGCERFSFYGMRNILTPFLITTLLLYLPEGQRTLAAKDVFHTFVIGVYFFPLLGGWLADRFFGKYNTVLWMSLVYCLGHACLAIFEHNRLGFFTGLGLIALGAGGIKPLVASFMGDQFDRSNKHLAKVVFDAFYWIINFGSFFASLLMPLFLHHFGAAVAFGIPGGLMFIATVVFWLGRRQYVMLPPTPPDPNAFSRVLRTALLTHRPGQARPGLWIAVAGVLVALGGFAFVGTLGFVIVACLALVALIGGVGGGAWLQMERARGQHPDAAVDGARNVLRVLVIFALTTPFFSLFDQKASTWVVQGHEMTMPSWFHAAQMQALNPMLVMLLIPFNNLVLYPLLRRLGYEPTALRRMTAGIAFSGLAWIVVGGLQVVIDDGDPLSIVWQVLPYALLTFGEVLVSATGLEFAYSQAPASMKGVVMSFWNLTTTIGNLWVLLANAAVRNGTVTGSIASTGLSVTAFQMFFFAAFALLAALAFGLYARRYREVDNYRSG
- a CDS encoding DUF72 domain-containing protein; the protein is MNDLFAPASHDAPRIRVGIGGWNYAPWRDNFYPAKLVQRRELEYASRQLRAIEINGTFYGAQKPATYAKWAAETPAGFIFSLKAPRYITEGKRLADTGKGVSGFVHGGLAEMGDRLGPILWQLPPSRPFDAGDLAAFLDTLPRELDGQPLRHVLEVRHPSFLSESYVELASAQRVPTVFTDSPDYPSLADLTGDFSYARLMRSEDGNPAGYAPAELDRWAGHARTWAAGSDVAELPHVATPQPPGPPRDVFVFFISAAKHRNPAAAMALQSRVDALA
- a CDS encoding ribonuclease; the protein is MRRLKPLILLAFIVLAVTLWNRHASTPSASTGPVASADSSASPHAPDRPAGTDAPAFLPAEAHATLDRIARGGPFEHSQDGSVFGNYEGLLPKQPRGYYHEYTVETPGARNRGARRIITGGTPPVAWYYTDDHYRSFRRFEAGR
- a CDS encoding barstar family protein, translating into MSPHGFDLDLTKPTQSGVYFVGVNDLDRLARAATRDELRVCRTDLAGCHDKDALLRRLAVSLQLPATFGHNWDALADCLRDLGWMPAWGYVLLFEHADELRQSAAADYDILLGILDDAATFGSDHDMPWFAFLALPDSAFDDHHPSA